The Porphyrobacter sp. HT-58-2 genome segment AAGCTGTGCCTGCTCGACCAGCGGATCGTGGCGGGCCTCGGCAATATCTATGTCTGCGAGGCGCTGTGGCGCGCGGGCATCCGGCCGACCAAGCCCGCCGGCAAGGTCACAGGACCGCAGCTTGAACGGCTGGTGCCGGCGATCATCGCCGTACTCGAAGCGTCGATCCGCGACGGCGGCTCGACCTTGCGCGACTATGCGCGGCCCGATGGGGAGCTGGGCTATTTTGCCAGCAGCTTTGATGTCTACGGGCGCGAAGGCGAGGCCTGCCGCCGGGACGATGGCGGCGTGATCCAGAGGATCGTGCAAGGTGGACGCAGCACATGGTATTGCCCGGTTTGCCAGAAGTAGAGCGGGTGCAACGTGCTCTGCCAAGGGAATCGTTGACCTTCGGGCTGCTTCTGACTATGTGCGCCGCTTTCCGGCGGTCGGACCATGAGTCTGCTCGCCCCTTTCGAGCACACCCACGGATTTCCTTCCGGTCGCTCAGCGCGGCCTGAACCAAACGCGAGACAGACACGAATTATGGCCAATACGCCGCAAGCCAAGAAGCGCATCATCCGCAACGCCAAGCGCGCCGAAATCAACGGTGCGCGCATCAGCCGCATCCGCAGCTTCATCAAGAAGGTCGAAGCGGCCTGCGAAGCTGGTGACAAGGATGCCGCCGCCGCTGCCCTCAAGGCG includes the following:
- the rpsT gene encoding 30S ribosomal protein S20 → MANTPQAKKRIIRNAKRAEINGARISRIRSFIKKVEAACEAGDKDAAAAALKAAQPEMARGVARGVLHKNTVARKMSRLTRRVATL